Proteins encoded in a region of the Pirellulaceae bacterium genome:
- a CDS encoding DUF1553 domain-containing protein has protein sequence MKTFPCMRALFILAVLKLALGCSISLGNDLIQFNRDVRPILSNNCFQCHGPDEQHREAELRLDGQEGIEAAFGSAGLAESEGWKRIISSDSDLQMPPPESHKELSTTEINILKRWIEQGGRWQDHWSFVAPQRPTIPQTSLDKWVINPIDAFVANRMESRGLSPSPPAERARWLRRVTFDLTGLPPTVEQIDDFLNDRSMDAYERVVDRLLESDHFGERMALAWMDAARFGDTSVYHADGPRDMWPWRDWVIRAYNNNLPFDRFTIEQIAGDLLPDSTIDQKVAAGFNRNHGTTDEGGAIAEEYRVEYIVDRVKTTSTVWMGLTMECAQCHDHKYDPISQQEYYQFFAFFNQSTDKGMQTRNGNAEPRIDVFDPLNRFKQRAVQRQLESVKSEREAHLTTIGSDFQNWLQQRSREVDARPRAPDDFLARFTLDHESGKQVDNEVIGSPGGRVEGEPKWIVGKLNQAFRCDDKTYLNLGKLADFERTDAFSYGAWLYAGDKVNGAPIARMDDGNSHRGFDLYWYDGHVSVHLVHQWPENAIKVTTTEKFVKDKWQHVMVSYDGSSLAKGITIFVNGENQPVEINHDKLQSSIRTDKPLLVGRRQPGSPFGGAVDDIRVYGRKLETSEVRAIRDFDPVFPLLRIAADERTEDQVAQIREYYLKHHDAVAIRLAKRIDELIQEEKKLAAPVSTVMTMQDAAQPRMTYVLNRGSYDAPQKDQPVQPGVLQALPPIPDDVPANRLGLAKWLVSGEHPLTARVAVNRYWSLFFGEGVVGTLGDFGSQGDWPTHPALLDWLADEFVASGWDVKYLIRQIVTSATYRQSSRATVEARSLDPENRWFGRGPRFRLQGEFIRDNALAASGLLVSQIGGPSTKPYQPDGLWNEVSLSGNVRFKQDQGGKLYRRSMYIYWKRSSPMPVMTIFDAPTREKCVMRRSRTNTPLQALVTMNGPQFVEAARKLADRSIREAKDSTAEQITYGYRLATGCRPTADTLSVLLQAYEDELAVFNDSPERAEQLLAIGDSKRNPTIALPRHAAMTMVMSLILNLDETLTRG, from the coding sequence ATGAAGACCTTTCCCTGCATGCGAGCGCTGTTCATTCTGGCTGTCCTGAAGTTAGCGTTGGGCTGCTCGATTTCACTCGGAAATGATCTGATCCAATTCAACCGTGATGTGCGACCCATATTGTCCAACAATTGCTTTCAGTGTCATGGGCCTGATGAGCAACACCGTGAGGCAGAACTGAGACTGGATGGTCAGGAAGGCATCGAAGCGGCCTTTGGATCGGCGGGTCTGGCCGAAAGCGAGGGCTGGAAACGTATCATCAGTTCTGATTCGGATCTGCAGATGCCGCCTCCCGAATCGCACAAAGAGCTGTCGACCACCGAGATCAACATCTTGAAACGCTGGATTGAACAGGGGGGACGCTGGCAAGATCACTGGTCTTTTGTCGCTCCACAACGGCCAACGATCCCCCAGACCTCGCTGGATAAGTGGGTGATCAATCCGATTGATGCTTTCGTGGCCAACCGGATGGAATCACGCGGATTGTCACCTTCGCCGCCTGCTGAGCGAGCGCGGTGGCTACGCCGAGTTACCTTTGACCTGACGGGGTTGCCACCTACCGTGGAACAGATCGATGACTTTTTGAATGACCGTTCAATGGACGCTTACGAGCGAGTGGTGGATCGTCTCCTCGAGTCGGATCACTTTGGTGAGCGGATGGCACTGGCCTGGATGGACGCGGCTCGCTTTGGAGATACAAGCGTCTATCACGCCGATGGTCCCCGCGATATGTGGCCGTGGCGGGATTGGGTGATTCGCGCCTACAACAACAACCTGCCATTCGATCGCTTTACGATTGAGCAAATTGCGGGTGATTTGTTACCCGATTCAACGATCGACCAGAAAGTTGCAGCAGGATTCAATCGGAATCATGGTACGACTGACGAGGGGGGAGCGATCGCTGAAGAATATCGAGTCGAATACATCGTGGATCGTGTCAAGACGACCTCGACGGTCTGGATGGGGCTGACCATGGAGTGTGCTCAATGCCACGACCACAAATACGATCCGATCTCTCAGCAAGAATACTATCAATTCTTCGCCTTTTTTAATCAGTCAACCGACAAGGGAATGCAAACCCGAAACGGGAATGCGGAGCCTCGCATTGATGTGTTCGACCCGCTGAATCGATTCAAGCAGCGAGCCGTTCAGCGGCAATTGGAGTCGGTGAAGTCTGAGCGAGAAGCTCATCTGACCACGATTGGAAGCGACTTTCAGAACTGGTTACAGCAACGGAGTCGAGAAGTCGATGCTCGTCCCCGGGCGCCTGACGATTTCCTGGCTCGGTTTACGCTCGATCACGAGTCGGGAAAGCAAGTCGACAACGAAGTGATTGGCTCACCAGGCGGCCGAGTGGAGGGGGAGCCGAAGTGGATTGTCGGTAAGCTGAATCAAGCTTTTCGCTGTGACGACAAAACTTATTTGAATCTTGGCAAGTTGGCCGATTTTGAACGCACCGACGCTTTTTCCTACGGAGCATGGCTCTACGCTGGAGACAAGGTGAATGGTGCCCCGATTGCCCGGATGGATGATGGGAATTCGCATCGAGGTTTTGATCTTTATTGGTACGATGGTCACGTGTCGGTTCACCTTGTTCATCAGTGGCCGGAAAATGCTATCAAAGTGACCACGACAGAGAAGTTTGTCAAAGACAAATGGCAACATGTGATGGTCAGCTATGACGGTTCAAGTCTAGCAAAAGGAATTACGATTTTCGTGAACGGTGAGAACCAGCCTGTCGAAATCAATCACGACAAGTTGCAATCCTCGATCAGAACCGATAAACCTCTGTTGGTTGGGCGACGCCAGCCGGGATCTCCCTTCGGAGGAGCGGTTGATGACATTCGGGTTTACGGGCGAAAGCTCGAGACTAGCGAAGTCCGGGCCATTCGTGACTTTGATCCAGTTTTTCCATTGCTGCGAATTGCGGCCGACGAGAGAACGGAGGATCAAGTTGCTCAGATACGAGAATACTATCTCAAACATCATGATGCAGTGGCGATCCGACTGGCGAAGCGGATCGATGAACTGATCCAAGAAGAGAAGAAACTTGCAGCGCCCGTAAGCACGGTGATGACGATGCAAGACGCGGCGCAGCCGCGGATGACCTACGTGCTAAATCGCGGCAGCTACGATGCGCCACAGAAGGATCAACCCGTCCAGCCTGGGGTCTTGCAAGCTTTGCCACCCATTCCAGATGACGTGCCTGCGAATCGACTCGGCTTGGCCAAATGGCTCGTCAGCGGTGAGCACCCACTCACGGCGAGGGTGGCCGTTAATCGATACTGGTCTTTGTTTTTCGGCGAAGGCGTTGTTGGTACGCTGGGTGATTTTGGTTCTCAGGGGGATTGGCCAACCCATCCGGCTTTGCTCGATTGGTTGGCCGACGAGTTTGTGGCAAGCGGTTGGGACGTGAAATATTTAATCCGACAGATTGTAACTTCCGCAACGTATCGACAGTCCTCTCGAGCCACCGTGGAAGCACGATCGCTCGATCCCGAAAATCGCTGGTTCGGAAGAGGGCCTCGATTTCGCTTGCAAGGTGAATTCATTCGCGATAACGCATTAGCGGCCAGTGGTTTGCTGGTAAGTCAGATCGGTGGACCAAGCACCAAGCCTTACCAACCCGATGGGCTTTGGAACGAGGTTAGCTTGAGCGGTAACGTTAGATTCAAGCAAGACCAGGGCGGGAAGCTTTATCGTCGCAGTATGTACATCTATTGGAAGCGTTCGTCACCGATGCCTGTGATGACGATTTTCGATGCGCCTACTCGCGAGAAGTGTGTCATGCGACGCTCCCGAACGAATACACCGCTGCAGGCGTTAGTTACAATGAATGGCCCACAGTTTGTGGAGGCGGCACGTAAGTTGGCTGATCGCAGCATTCGCGAAGCCAAGGACTCAACGGCCGAACAGATTACCTACGGCTATCGGCTGGCGACCGGATGTCGCCCTACGGCAGATACCCTGTCGGTGCTGTTGCAGGCCTACGAGGACGAACTAGCGGTTTTTAATGATTCGCCGGAGCGAGCGGAGCAACTCCTCGCGATTGGTGACTCGAAACGTAACCCAACCATTGCCCTGCCACGACACGCGGCGATGACGATGGTGATGAGTCTGATACTCAATTTGGACGAAACCCTCACGCGAGGCTAA
- a CDS encoding S9 family peptidase, with protein sequence MKRLFASWIILILGIMTITTHNAAAELAELIPLRDFFRNPVESGHSLSPNGEFIGFLKPWKSRMNIFVQKIGEDEAQRVTSVTERDIPGFFWATDNRLVYSLDEGGDENYHVFAVNRDGSNLLDLTPFKETRGSVIDDLRDDPDHMLIKHNERDKRTFDVFRVNVNTAETELLVKNPGNLVSFLADHDGKLRVATSTDGVNTSVLYREQEEDEFKTILTTNFRETLSPLFFTFDNKNIYAASNIGRDKEAIVLFDPRQAEELEVIYEHPQVDVNTLLRSDKRKTITGVAFTAAKRGYQFFDDTRREMQEFLEKELPNQEVALVSFNLDEDKYLVRAYSDRSRGAYYFYDQTKQELKHLADISPWLNPQQLAPMRPIVFQSRDGLMIYGYLTLPVGVEAKNLPTVILPHGGPWARDSWGFRPDVQFLANRGYAVLQINFRGSTGFGRQFWEMSFKQWGQTMQNDVTDGVEWLIDQGIADPDRIGVFGASYGGYVVLAGLAFTPDLYACGVDYVGVSSLFTILETIPPYWEPMREMMYEMMGNPETDQDMMREFSPVFHADKIKSPLMIAQGANDPRVKKSEADQIVAALRERGIEVPYMVKDDEGHGFRNEENRFEVYRAMEQFFGAHLNGRVEAGGADILGKLEKK encoded by the coding sequence ATGAAACGCTTATTCGCTTCATGGATCATTCTGATCTTAGGAATCATGACGATCACGACCCACAATGCGGCTGCCGAACTTGCTGAGTTGATTCCACTGCGTGATTTTTTCCGTAATCCGGTTGAGTCGGGCCACAGTCTCTCACCCAATGGTGAATTCATTGGGTTTTTGAAACCGTGGAAATCTCGCATGAACATCTTTGTCCAAAAGATTGGCGAGGATGAGGCGCAGCGAGTCACGTCCGTCACGGAACGAGACATTCCAGGCTTTTTTTGGGCCACGGACAATCGACTTGTTTATTCACTCGACGAAGGAGGGGATGAGAATTACCACGTATTTGCGGTCAATCGAGATGGCTCCAATTTGCTTGATCTTACGCCTTTCAAGGAAACTCGAGGCAGCGTTATTGACGACTTGCGGGACGACCCGGATCACATGTTGATCAAACACAACGAGCGAGACAAGCGAACTTTTGATGTCTTTCGGGTCAACGTCAACACAGCTGAGACTGAGTTGCTCGTGAAAAATCCCGGCAATCTCGTTTCATTCCTCGCCGATCATGACGGCAAGTTACGCGTGGCGACCAGCACTGACGGAGTCAATACAAGCGTGTTATATCGGGAGCAGGAGGAGGACGAGTTCAAAACGATTCTGACCACCAATTTTCGGGAAACACTCAGCCCTTTGTTTTTCACCTTCGACAATAAAAATATCTACGCAGCATCCAACATCGGGCGGGATAAGGAGGCCATCGTGCTCTTCGACCCGCGGCAGGCCGAGGAACTCGAAGTGATCTACGAGCATCCTCAGGTTGATGTAAACACTCTGCTGAGATCTGACAAACGAAAGACAATTACGGGAGTTGCCTTCACTGCTGCCAAGCGGGGATATCAATTCTTTGATGATACTCGGCGAGAAATGCAGGAATTCCTAGAGAAGGAGTTACCCAATCAGGAAGTTGCACTTGTTAGCTTTAATCTCGACGAAGACAAGTATCTCGTGAGGGCCTACAGCGATCGTTCGCGGGGAGCTTACTATTTCTACGACCAAACGAAACAAGAGCTGAAGCATTTGGCCGATATCAGTCCCTGGCTCAATCCGCAACAGTTGGCTCCGATGCGACCGATTGTTTTTCAATCACGTGACGGACTGATGATCTATGGCTATCTCACGCTTCCCGTTGGTGTCGAAGCCAAGAACCTGCCGACCGTTATTCTTCCGCATGGCGGTCCCTGGGCACGCGACAGCTGGGGCTTTCGACCCGATGTTCAATTCCTAGCAAACCGTGGCTATGCAGTGCTGCAAATAAATTTTCGAGGTTCCACTGGTTTTGGGCGACAGTTTTGGGAGATGAGTTTCAAGCAGTGGGGGCAGACGATGCAGAACGACGTCACCGATGGCGTCGAATGGTTAATCGATCAGGGCATTGCTGATCCCGATCGGATTGGTGTTTTCGGCGCTTCTTATGGCGGCTACGTCGTGCTCGCAGGGCTCGCCTTTACGCCGGATTTATATGCCTGCGGAGTCGACTACGTCGGTGTCTCCAGCCTCTTCACCATTCTGGAAACAATTCCGCCCTACTGGGAGCCGATGCGCGAAATGATGTATGAAATGATGGGCAATCCCGAAACGGATCAAGATATGATGCGCGAGTTTTCGCCTGTCTTTCATGCTGATAAAATCAAGTCGCCACTCATGATTGCACAGGGTGCGAATGATCCGCGAGTCAAAAAATCGGAAGCGGATCAAATCGTTGCTGCACTCAGGGAACGTGGCATTGAGGTGCCCTACATGGTCAAAGACGACGAAGGTCATGGTTTTCGCAATGAAGAAAACCGCTTTGAAGTGTACCGAGCGATGGAGCAGTTTTTCGGCGCACACCTGAACGGACGTGTAGAAGCCGGGGGGGCTGATATCTTGGGTAAGCTCGAAAAAAAATAG
- a CDS encoding efflux RND transporter periplasmic adaptor subunit — protein MSTVTDRPQIPPSSESNHPTQASSSLKERLADRSASKRGNLRRLRVIVAGIATLLAVATLISIGWFFQRASTDSALVLHAVQETDLEITVTERGNLESQTDVRVLCEVDDIDGDGIPGTPIVWIIENGSSVEKGELIVELNSAMLRNRLDEQVLDVEEAKSVYVQANVAYENQITQNATTLAEARLKVELDKLALKQFEDEEGGTFQIELQNVELIIQEAEAGELIQQTNLTGVEQLYKLGYRSSGELAQARLETLKAERELAAAISKKKELVEYQYKRQKMELAGALASADRALEQVERDNIAQLTQAEAKKIAAQESLKKEKELLARYEDQIKKCEIKAPIDGMVAYATGRSRYYREEIRPGAAVRPRQPILTLPNLRSMQVRTTIHESVLDQITKGLKVSIRVDAFPDRSYQGSVQSVAVLPDQGGWMSSDTKVYATIITIDEEVQQLKPGMTAVVDIHVDHLRDIVAVPIQAILQVKDETWCYVHSQGVSERRFVDLGRTNDKFVEIKSGLRVGERVVLNPNAITDLDSSGDDANQEIQTNSTELASS, from the coding sequence ATGAGTACGGTAACGGATCGTCCCCAGATCCCCCCCTCTTCCGAGTCGAATCACCCGACCCAAGCCAGTTCGTCTTTGAAAGAGCGGTTGGCAGACCGATCGGCGTCGAAGCGAGGCAACCTACGGCGATTGCGAGTCATCGTCGCAGGTATTGCGACTCTCTTGGCGGTGGCGACTCTGATCTCAATTGGTTGGTTTTTCCAACGCGCTTCGACCGATTCGGCCTTAGTTTTACACGCAGTGCAGGAGACCGATCTGGAAATCACCGTGACCGAGCGGGGCAACCTGGAGAGCCAGACTGATGTCCGTGTGTTGTGTGAAGTCGATGACATCGACGGTGACGGAATCCCAGGAACTCCCATTGTCTGGATTATTGAAAACGGTTCGTCGGTGGAAAAGGGAGAGCTGATCGTCGAGCTCAACTCCGCCATGCTGCGGAATCGACTCGATGAACAGGTACTCGACGTCGAAGAAGCGAAATCAGTTTATGTTCAGGCAAACGTTGCCTACGAAAATCAGATCACTCAGAACGCGACCACCTTGGCCGAGGCTCGTTTGAAAGTCGAGCTCGACAAGTTAGCGTTGAAGCAGTTTGAAGATGAAGAAGGCGGTACCTTCCAGATTGAACTGCAGAATGTGGAATTAATCATTCAGGAGGCAGAAGCAGGCGAACTCATCCAACAAACGAACTTGACTGGAGTTGAGCAACTTTACAAGTTGGGCTATCGGAGCAGTGGTGAATTGGCGCAAGCCCGTCTCGAGACATTGAAAGCCGAACGTGAGCTGGCCGCGGCTATTTCGAAGAAGAAAGAGCTTGTCGAGTATCAGTACAAGAGACAAAAGATGGAGCTGGCAGGTGCGTTGGCCTCGGCCGATCGTGCTTTGGAGCAGGTGGAGCGTGACAACATTGCGCAGCTGACTCAGGCCGAAGCGAAAAAGATCGCTGCCCAAGAGTCTCTAAAAAAGGAAAAGGAGCTGCTGGCTCGCTACGAAGACCAGATCAAAAAGTGTGAAATCAAGGCACCAATCGACGGCATGGTTGCTTACGCGACTGGGCGTAGCCGGTACTACCGCGAAGAGATTCGACCAGGCGCAGCGGTTCGTCCGCGTCAACCGATCCTGACGCTGCCAAACCTCCGGAGCATGCAGGTTCGCACAACCATTCACGAGTCTGTCCTTGATCAAATCACTAAGGGGCTCAAGGTATCGATCCGTGTGGACGCATTCCCGGACCGAAGCTATCAGGGGAGCGTTCAATCGGTCGCCGTGCTGCCCGATCAAGGAGGTTGGATGAGTTCGGACACAAAAGTCTACGCGACCATCATCACGATTGACGAAGAAGTCCAACAGCTAAAACCAGGCATGACTGCGGTTGTCGATATTCACGTGGATCACTTGCGGGACATCGTCGCTGTCCCCATTCAGGCGATTTTGCAGGTGAAGGATGAAACGTGGTGTTACGTTCACTCCCAGGGAGTTTCCGAACGACGCTTCGTCGATCTTGGACGCACCAACGACAAGTTCGTCGAAATCAAGTCTGGGCTGCGAGTCGGGGAACGTGTGGTGTTAAATCCGAACGCAATCACGGATCTCGACAGCTCGGGTGACGATGCGAATCAGGAAATCCAGACGAACAGTACCGAACTGGCTTCTTCCTGA
- a CDS encoding ABC transporter permease, giving the protein MWLRTLQLGIRNLMLHKLRSLLTMLGTILGVGSVISMLAIGEGSKQHAVEQIRKLGAANVIVRSVKPEETDEPIGNSSGQRVSRVLDYGLKHRDFDQLTTAIPNIVEAVPISLVRKNAQFNRHRISNARLLGTTPAYLRVKNLEIKRGRFLSDSDLNTTANVAVLGAGAANKLFGYEDPLGKSLLLGQGAYQVVGVLRTQDPGGAAPAAIGLQDFNNDIYIPLTAAQRRFGELQMIVRSGSEEFERNQLSEITLTLSHEKLVSATASMVRTLLEKSHRDSNDFEIQVPLELLQQAEREKQIWNLVLGSIAGISLLVGGIGIMNIMLATVTERTREIGIRRALGAKRRDIISQFLVETMVLSTFGGLLGIALGIAIPTVVSISSEIQTMISFRAIGLAFGISVLIGIVFGVYPARRAAMLDPIEALRHE; this is encoded by the coding sequence ATGTGGCTCAGAACTCTGCAACTCGGCATTCGCAATCTCATGCTGCACAAGCTGCGCAGTTTACTTACGATGTTGGGCACAATCCTAGGCGTCGGTTCGGTCATCTCCATGCTGGCGATCGGCGAGGGATCAAAGCAACACGCGGTGGAACAAATCCGCAAATTAGGAGCAGCGAACGTCATTGTGCGGAGTGTCAAACCCGAAGAGACCGATGAGCCGATCGGTAATAGTTCTGGACAACGTGTCAGTCGAGTATTGGACTACGGGTTAAAACATCGCGACTTTGATCAATTGACGACTGCCATCCCGAACATCGTGGAAGCCGTTCCGATCTCGCTTGTTCGCAAGAATGCTCAGTTTAATCGTCACCGCATATCAAATGCCCGTTTGTTGGGAACGACACCCGCCTATTTACGAGTCAAGAATTTGGAGATTAAGCGAGGCCGTTTCCTTTCCGACTCAGACCTGAATACGACAGCAAACGTGGCGGTCTTGGGTGCTGGAGCTGCCAACAAGTTGTTTGGCTACGAGGATCCATTAGGCAAGTCACTCTTGTTGGGGCAAGGCGCATACCAAGTCGTGGGTGTATTGAGAACGCAGGACCCCGGTGGCGCGGCTCCTGCGGCAATTGGCTTACAAGACTTCAACAACGACATCTACATTCCACTGACTGCCGCTCAACGACGGTTTGGCGAATTGCAGATGATTGTTCGTTCCGGTAGCGAAGAGTTTGAACGGAATCAGTTGAGCGAAATCACCCTGACCTTGAGTCACGAGAAACTAGTAAGTGCCACTGCCAGCATGGTGCGTACTTTGTTGGAGAAATCTCACCGGGATAGCAATGATTTCGAAATCCAAGTTCCGCTCGAACTATTACAGCAAGCCGAACGAGAGAAGCAAATTTGGAATCTAGTGCTCGGTTCCATTGCCGGAATCTCGCTGCTGGTCGGCGGCATCGGAATCATGAATATCATGCTGGCCACGGTGACGGAGAGAACTCGTGAAATTGGTATCCGCCGTGCACTGGGAGCCAAACGCCGCGACATTATCTCCCAATTCCTAGTGGAGACCATGGTCCTGTCGACCTTCGGTGGATTGCTGGGCATCGCCCTGGGAATTGCGATTCCCACCGTCGTGTCGATTTCGTCCGAGATCCAAACCATGATCAGCTTTCGTGCGATCGGACTCGCTTTTGGGATCTCGGTTCTGATCGGCATTGTGTTTGGTGTTTACCCAGCACGTCGGGCCGCCATGCTTGACCCGATTGAGGCCTTGCGGCACGAGTAA
- a CDS encoding ATP-dependent 6-phosphofructokinase encodes MKRPTAAPVGDMAMRIGVFCSGGDAPGMNACIRAVVRSALSRKHEVIGIRRGYEGLLEENFWSNTESSTMTLRSVSDLGKLGGAMLHSSRSDEFRTPAGQQKAAAILRKNNIDALIPIGGDGTLQGAVALAQYWDGQIVGCPGTIDNDLIGTDYTIGFSTAVQTAVDAVDKIRDTADSHVRMFLIEVMGRHSGYIAIHSALAGAAECVCIPETPTDVEQLVKNIKILKGRGKTSVLMIVAEGDETGGALQLQQRLVDADCPFGTRCVILGHLQRGGSPTPEDRILASRLGDFAVRSIQDGANGVMAGVIANQCQLTPFQETYARHKAIPVEYVELLETLSV; translated from the coding sequence ATGAAACGACCCACAGCCGCTCCAGTTGGGGACATGGCGATGCGAATCGGAGTTTTCTGTAGCGGAGGCGACGCGCCAGGCATGAATGCCTGTATCCGAGCCGTCGTCCGCTCGGCACTGTCCCGAAAGCATGAGGTGATCGGTATTCGACGGGGTTACGAAGGCTTATTGGAGGAAAACTTCTGGAGCAATACGGAATCCTCTACCATGACGCTGCGTTCGGTGTCTGATCTTGGCAAGTTGGGTGGTGCTATGCTTCACTCCAGTCGGAGCGATGAATTCCGCACTCCAGCAGGGCAGCAGAAGGCAGCGGCAATTCTTCGCAAAAACAACATTGATGCACTGATCCCGATTGGTGGTGATGGCACCTTGCAAGGTGCTGTTGCACTTGCCCAGTATTGGGATGGGCAGATCGTGGGCTGTCCAGGCACGATTGACAACGATTTGATTGGTACCGACTATACGATCGGTTTTTCCACCGCCGTCCAAACGGCCGTGGATGCAGTAGATAAAATCCGCGATACGGCGGATAGCCACGTTCGTATGTTCTTGATCGAAGTGATGGGGCGACATAGCGGTTACATTGCCATCCATTCGGCACTCGCAGGTGCCGCCGAATGCGTCTGTATTCCGGAAACTCCAACGGATGTCGAACAACTGGTGAAGAACATCAAGATCTTGAAAGGTCGTGGTAAGACATCCGTGCTGATGATTGTCGCAGAAGGTGACGAAACCGGTGGTGCCTTGCAACTGCAACAGCGACTTGTTGACGCCGACTGTCCCTTTGGAACTCGCTGTGTAATCTTGGGGCATCTCCAGCGTGGTGGCTCACCAACACCCGAAGATCGAATCTTGGCGAGTCGTTTGGGAGACTTTGCGGTCCGATCCATTCAGGATGGAGCCAATGGAGTCATGGCAGGTGTCATCGCTAACCAATGTCAATTGACACCGTTCCAAGAGACTTACGCGAGGCACAAGGCGATCCCTGTCGAATACGTCGAACTGCTGGAAACGCTATCAGTCTGA
- the aroH gene encoding chorismate mutase: MINCRGVRGATTADENSPDAILTATRQLLALMIRQNEIKAEDVASIIFTTTAGLNAEFPALAARQLGWLDVPLLCTTEIDVPGSLRDCIRILVHWNTTKSQTEISHVYVKGAAQLRPDLSDLPPVDMDDLQDWIEQHLVSPDRDS; the protein is encoded by the coding sequence ATGATTAACTGTCGAGGGGTTCGTGGCGCGACAACCGCTGACGAAAATTCGCCGGATGCGATTTTGACAGCGACTCGCCAGTTATTGGCACTCATGATCCGCCAAAACGAGATCAAAGCCGAAGACGTTGCCAGCATTATCTTCACGACAACAGCGGGTCTGAATGCTGAATTCCCCGCTTTAGCCGCCAGGCAACTCGGCTGGCTTGATGTGCCGTTGTTGTGCACAACGGAAATCGATGTCCCCGGATCTCTTCGCGACTGCATTCGGATCCTGGTCCACTGGAACACGACAAAGTCACAAACTGAGATTTCGCACGTCTATGTCAAAGGGGCCGCACAGCTTCGCCCCGACCTTTCTGATTTGCCGCCTGTCGACATGGACGATTTGCAGGATTGGATCGAACAACATCTGGTGAGTCCTGATCGGGATTCCTAA